AATATTCTTTACCTTCTATTTCTGGTTTTACGGCTACAGTCCCAGTCCCTATAATTATTCCATTTTTAGCCTTGAATTCTATATTTCCATTCTCAGTTTTAGCTAAAACAGTAGTAGGGTCTACAATTTCCCCAATTCCCTTAACTATTTCGACCATACCATTTGTCTCCTTTAATTCCTCCTCATGCTGTTTATACCTCATTTCTTGAACTTTATCCTTATGAGAAACTATACGTTTATAGTCAACTTTCACTTCTCCCAATACTCCAAATTCTTCAAACCTTTTCTTTCTAACTATTAGTTGTGCTATTTCCCTCATTGTCTTGCTGGGTATACAACCCTCATATAAACAATTTCCACTCATTACTCCTTTGTCATCTATCATTATTACCTTATAACCTGCTTTAGCTAGGAGAAACGCTGCAGGATATGAGGCACCTCCTGCACCTATTGTTATTACATTTGCTTCATGCATCATGAGATATATAATATGCTAAATGTTATTTAAATCTAGAGTATACGGATTAAAATTATATAAAATATAATAAAATGTAGGAATTATAAGGCTTATATTGCATAATCTGATATAAATAACTTATAAAATATTAATTTGATACTAAATAATCTAATAATAAAGAATCAAATTGTATAGTATTGTATTTTTATACTGGATTCGTTAATATTTTACTCAATAGATTTTGATAAACTTTAAAAGCAGATAAACGTTACTTTACTTAATGGGCTTTTTAAATTATGCACTAAGGAGAGCGGTAGATAGGATTGTTCTTCTGATCTCCTTACTGATTATTATGTGGTTAATAGTTGAGGGTTTGCCGGAATTATTTGGAATAAATCCCGCAGTATGGTATGCTCCGGTAGGGCAATTGGGTAAATCAGCAGAATTTTATCAAAATATTATTCAAGATATCACAAGGATTTACGGATTTAATAAACCAATTTATGTTCAGTTCGTGGACTACTTCAGTATGGGAATCTCTTTTTTCGCGTAAAAAACGAGATGAATGAAATTCAAAAAAAGCCTAGTAAACACTAATTTTTGTAGAAAAGTTTGTATAAGCGAGGGCGGACCTAAACATATGGAGAGAACCAACGAGCACCAAAAGCCCAATAGGGGCTTTATCAGGTCCGCCCTCAAGATAATCTATTCATTCCTCCCTATAATACTTTTCCCTAAAGAACTCCTCAAATCCCTACTTGAGGCAAGAGGAAGTTACTTGAGCAGACTGGGAAATGAAGGAAGGAGAGCATTAAGAGACTTAGACCGCATCAGCGCCGAGGACGTGAGGAGAGCAATAAGAGAACTGGGGAAGAAGGTCTTGAAGGAAACCAGAGACAAGAGGGTAGTCGTAGACTTCCACGGCATACCTCAGTATCACAAGGACAAGAGTTTGTTGAGCAGGATTAAGCCAACTAAGGGAACCTCATGGGGCCTCGTACAAGCTGCACTCTACCTCTTGGGCAGGAAGAACGTCTTCTTAGACGTCTTACCAATAACAGTAAAGAAAGTAGCTGAGGACTTTAAGGGCATAATGGAGGTCCTCACGAAGGAGCTTGATAAGCTTCACCTCAGACTCGTCATGGTTTTTGCTGATAGGGAATTCGCGGTGAATGAGGTTATCAAGTATTTGTTGGACCTTGGCGTGGAGTTTGTTATTGCCGCTAAGTATCAGATGTATGAGAAGTATTTGGGGGAGTTGGAGGAGGTAGATGTGCGTTATGCTGGTGTTAGGTATACTGGTTTTCTTTGTGTTAGGCATGTTAGTGGTGCTTACCTTGTATTGTTGAGGAAGGATGGTGATGTTGTTGGTTTTCTTGTTAGGAGGGAGGTTGATGTTCAAGGGGCTGTTGTTTTGGCTGAATAGGGAGAGGTGGGGTGTTGAGACTGCTTTTCGTTCTTTGGAGGAGTTTAGGGTTAGGAGTAGGACTTGTGATGTTGGGAGGGAGTTGGTTCTCGTTCTTCTTTCCTATTTCCTCTTGAATGTTTGGTTTTTGGTTCGTTCTTGGAGGAGGGTTAAGTTGTGGGAGTTTTGTGAGTCTCTTGTTAAGTCCCTAGTCCTCATGGAGGTAGAGGAAGGCCGTGTAACAGCTTTCCCTCAAGCTAAGGAGTTGTCTTTCGTGAACTTCAGCTGATTCTATGCGTCCCGTCTTGGATATGTGAGATTAATTCTATATATTCTATTAGCTCAATAATAATTGGTCTATTTACACGCATCGTTATGAAATATAAGTTATTTCATTTGAATAATACCGGTTTGGTTCAATTTTGGCTAATGTTATCGTTTATCTCAATAAAAAAGAGATTCCCATACTGACGTGATGGATGTGTTTCTAATGCTGGCCCTCCCTCCTATTAAGGCCATGAGTGCTAAACTTACTGCGACCTTTCTGCTCAACCCGTTCATCCTCAGTATTCCAACCAAGTAATTGAAGGACTTAATGAACTCACTCCTCGCGACATCTAGTTCTTTCTCGGACTTCACAGTTTTCAATCAACCAAACGCAAATCTAAAAATTTTATCGGTAGTACTGGGAATTTCGTATTACCGAGGAAAAGTAGAACAACTGCTATTACTTGTTACTTAAACAAAGTTTATATTTACTCTAGCTATATTTATAAACGGTGTATAAAGTGCGAGGAATTCTCAAGGCAAGAGATAAAATAATCTCAATATTAATTTTCACCCTAATATTGCTAGGACCATTATCAGCCCTAGCTCAGTCTTCTTCAATTCCAGCCTCTACTGAAATAACATTTATTTCGTATAACGGTAATGACGCAAACGGTATATTAGCATTTGAACATGGACAAATAGCATTCTATGCGTACGCAGTTCCACCCTCCGAATATACAGCATTGCCTCCTGGTGCTAAGGCTTATTTAATGCCTTCTACATATTATGATATTTTGGTAAATCCTTTAAATACTACTTTCGGCTTTAATCCATTCCAATTTCAGCAAGTTAGATTTGCACTCAATTTTATAGCAAATAGAACATATTTTGTAGATAATATTTTACATGGTTACGGGATTCCAACAATTACATTATATGCAGGTGAACAATGTATACTCCATATACAAAATACGTTAGCTAAGTATGCTAATATACATTACAATTTTACGTATGCTAATGAAACTATTTATAAAGTGTTAACAGCTCATGGTGCGCAATATATTAATGGAAAATGGTATTATAATGGAAAACCAATTACAGTTTATGTTTTTGTTAGGACTGATGCTACAGTAAGACGTGAATATGCAGAATATTTCATAGCACAATTACAAAAACTAGGTTTCACTGTACAACAAATACAAGGTAATTTACAAAAGGAAATTTCGTTTGTTTATGGAAGTGACCCAGCTAATACAACATGGAATATACTTATTGAAGCCTGGGGAGGGACTTATGGATATTATGATGCTGGATTAGTTGAAGGTCTTTATGGTACACTTGCTGGAGACGCTCCTTTTACTTCATATTATGGATTAACTTTTGGAACCTATAATGATTCTAAGTATGAATCTCCATTATTACTTCATGAGGCTAATGAAATAGATAATTGGTCATTAAAGTTAATTCAAAGTCAATTTACGAGTGCAGCGCAATATTATCAGTTAATCAACGATATAGTAAATGTTGGGATTAATATGTCAGTTAGAATAGGTTTAGGAATGAGTCTAACCCCAGAATATGTTTTATCCAATATTAATGGAGTTTACCCCAATTATGCTCAAGGTACACTATTAAACTTCCAAACATATCTCGAAATCGCGAATGGAACTTATCCTAATATTACAATAGGCGTTAGATATTTAAGTCAAGGATCAGCTAATCCTGGTGTAGGATTTACAGATGCTTATACAGATGAAATTGCAAATGCTTTATTTACTCCTCAATATTTGACAATACCCGGCTCAGGATATCCAGTGCCTTATATTTACACATATAAAATAGTTAACTTAACTCCACACGCAGTAGTGCCAGTTCCATCTAATGCTTTATGGTGGAATCCAGTTAAGCAGCAAATAACGAGAGTTCCTCCAAATACTACTGCTCAAATGGCTGTAATATATAACTTAGCACCATTAATTAATAACGATAAATGGGCTGATGGTCAAAATATAACACTAGCTGATATAATATATCAGTATATAGTCGCTTCAGAAATGTCTTTAAATTCAAGTAATCCCATATATGATTCTGAAGCTTCCTCAGCTTATGGGCCTAGTTTACAAACAATTAAAGGATTTAAAATAATTAATTCTACAGCTATAGAAATATGGGGCAATGATTGGTTTTTTGACCCTACAGCGGCTGTTACAAGCCTATTCCTTGCATTTAACCCATTAGGATATGCAGCTGAACCAGCAGCAGGTTACTTCCCATGGCAAGTTTACGTAGGTATGAAAGCTGTTGTTGCTGAAGGGAAGGCAGCTTGGTCAGAAGGCACTGCACAATCTAAAGGAATAGACTGGTTAAACTTAGTAAGTCCCACTGATGTAGGCTATATCATTTCAGCACTTCAAAATGTCTCCTCAATGGGTTATATACCAAAGAGTTTATTACAAGTCGAAAATCTGAGTAATATAACACTAGTCACTCCTCAACAAGCTATAGCCGGTTATCAAGCTGCTTTAAGCTTCATGAAGACTTACGGTAATGCCTTAATTGGTGATGGGCCATTTATGCTAGTTGCTTGGAATCCTAGTGCATCTCCACCATTTGCTAAAATAGTTAGAAATCCATACTTCCATCTAGTGCCTCCAGCTGAGGCCCTATCTTTGCCAGAAATATTTTCTATTTCCTTTAGTGTTCCATCTACTGTTACAGTAGGGCAAACGTTAAACGGTACCATTATGGGTACTCCTGCTGGAAGTACCACAGCTCAGCCTGCATCTAATGTCACAGTTTATCTTGAGTTATTATATCCTAACGGTACAATAATATCCTCCTTACAAGAGATGACTAACGCTAATGGTCAGTTCACATTTACTGTACCTACTAATTTATCTCCTGGGTCATATTTATTAACAATAGCTGCTTACCAAAACACTTCCATACTAATTAACCCAGTAACATATACTCTTGTCGTACTACCTTCCATTACCACGACTACTTCTACAACCACTACTTCCACTACTACCAGTAGTATAACCACTACTACCAGCATTAGTACTACAACTAGTATTTCAACCGTAGTTAGTACCGTGGTTTCAACAGTTATAAGTACGGTTGTGAGTACTATAACTACAAGCGCCTCTAATGTTGGTTATTTGGCTGCAATTATAGTTCTAATAATCATTATTATAGTTCTTGCAGTATTATTATTAAGAAGAAGATGAGGTATAGCAAATGGGATATGGAACATTCGTCTTAAAAAAGTCACTTATTTATTTTTCTGTTTTAATTGCAACGTTAACTATTCTCTATATTTTCACTTTTCCCATTCTCCA
The genomic region above belongs to Saccharolobus caldissimus and contains:
- a CDS encoding ABC transporter substrate-binding protein, with the protein product MRGILKARDKIISILIFTLILLGPLSALAQSSSIPASTEITFISYNGNDANGILAFEHGQIAFYAYAVPPSEYTALPPGAKAYLMPSTYYDILVNPLNTTFGFNPFQFQQVRFALNFIANRTYFVDNILHGYGIPTITLYAGEQCILHIQNTLAKYANIHYNFTYANETIYKVLTAHGAQYINGKWYYNGKPITVYVFVRTDATVRREYAEYFIAQLQKLGFTVQQIQGNLQKEISFVYGSDPANTTWNILIEAWGGTYGYYDAGLVEGLYGTLAGDAPFTSYYGLTFGTYNDSKYESPLLLHEANEIDNWSLKLIQSQFTSAAQYYQLINDIVNVGINMSVRIGLGMSLTPEYVLSNINGVYPNYAQGTLLNFQTYLEIANGTYPNITIGVRYLSQGSANPGVGFTDAYTDEIANALFTPQYLTIPGSGYPVPYIYTYKIVNLTPHAVVPVPSNALWWNPVKQQITRVPPNTTAQMAVIYNLAPLINNDKWADGQNITLADIIYQYIVASEMSLNSSNPIYDSEASSAYGPSLQTIKGFKIINSTAIEIWGNDWFFDPTAAVTSLFLAFNPLGYAAEPAAGYFPWQVYVGMKAVVAEGKAAWSEGTAQSKGIDWLNLVSPTDVGYIISALQNVSSMGYIPKSLLQVENLSNITLVTPQQAIAGYQAALSFMKTYGNALIGDGPFMLVAWNPSASPPFAKIVRNPYFHLVPPAEALSLPEIFSISFSVPSTVTVGQTLNGTIMGTPAGSTTAQPASNVTVYLELLYPNGTIISSLQEMTNANGQFTFTVPTNLSPGSYLLTIAAYQNTSILINPVTYTLVVLPSITTTTSTTTTSTTTSSITTTTSISTTTSISTVVSTVVSTVISTVVSTITTSASNVGYLAAIIVLIIIIIVLAVLLLRRR